Within Primulina tabacum isolate GXHZ01 chromosome 5, ASM2559414v2, whole genome shotgun sequence, the genomic segment AGGGGGTATAATTACTATTCCTGATCATATTACGAACCTGGGCCTGACTTGCCTTTGTGGATTTAAAAATCTGTGTCCCCCAATTAAATTGATCAGCTGAATCGGTATATTGTGAAGACCGAGTGACCAAGTACATCTCACATTTAATGCAGATTTGCATTGAGAAGGAAAACAACTTTAAGCAACCTGGAGAGAGATACCGTTCGTGGgaaccagacaggtactttaCTTCCTCTCTGCGTAAAATGTAGGGATTGTTTCACCCTGCCCtgcctgcacgggcaatgaacggcccggatcactccacatgagtgatccgggaAAAATTCaagccgttggatcgaccctTGCGGGCACTGCCAGCAGGGGTAGGGTCGAGTAAACCAAAATGTAGTCCGAGTTCGTGAAATTTTAGCATTTGTTGATCACATCTTTCTTTCCAGGCAAGAAAGATTTATCCGCAGATGGATTGACGCACTATCTGATCCCCGTCTCACTCATGAGATCCGCAGCATTTGGGTTGCATACTGGTCGCAGGTATGATTCATGTGCATGATAGTTTTATCATTTATGGATACAACTGAGTATCGATTTAGTAATGTGGCTATTCGTTAGTCGGTTCGGCTCTGCCTTGAATCTTTTTGCACTTAAACCTTGTTTGATTTGATATACCACTACAGGCCGACAAGTCTCTCGGTCAGAAACTTGCTTCCCGTCTTAACGTGAGGCCAACGATGTAGAGTTGTGTGTGGAGGAGATGATTTTGATGCATAAAGTGGATGGTAGTCTGTCAATCTCTTTGTTATATGTTTTATGTAATGAAGCAAACCTCTGTGTTGTCTCTCATAAATCATCACATCTAATGTTTCAATAAATAGGGATTCTATTCTACATGTGAGACGGGGAAACACTTTGTTATGCTTTTTGTTAAATTGTTGGTTATTGTGCTCCACTCCCTTATCCTATGAATATCGTGTGATGAAAtattcttttaattaaattgttgaCCGAggttaaaaaacaaaatattatgttttttttgttaaattgtTGGTTTACTTGGTCAACTCCCTTACCTTATGCTACTTTGCAAGTGATGTAGTTGGGGCTGGAAATGATATATCTGCCACTTGGCCGTGTGGTGTAACTGGTGGCGCGGGGTGAAACGGTTCTCTCAATTTACCTCTTAAATAAAGAaggttttattattattatttttttttagaaaaagaaAAGCAAAGAAGGTTctcaaatgatttattattatgatcgtaattattattaaatacaaAAACGGATTTTGTTCCTTTTAACCTGACTCAATACAacacattattttatttttaaaatttccttTTGAAAAGATACATTTGGTCAATTTCAAGTATCAAAATCATGTGATACAAAAATGAAGAGTAcgtttttatttatcttttaaGTTAAAAATTGGCCggaatttcgaaatttgtaTATAAAATAGCTAAAAATTTCCTAAATCAattcaaatatattaaattactgatttttttttaaaataaaaaattggcgAGATCGATGTATTGCATGTTCATATTTGTGACACTGGCATCGAGAATCTTCATTTAGAATATTTCCTCTACATGAAGTTTCCAAGATATCATTTGTCCCTTCTAATGTCTAGATTTGGATTGGGCTCCAATGAGAAAATTATTTACCTTTTATACAAAAagtattaatatatttattctaaaaaaattattaatatattatgaatgtttcatatatatatatatagtgtttAGAGTAGGTTTTCAGAATAAAGAACAACGTACAAGTGTAGTAATTCAAGTAGATGTGAATTTTGTCAGAGAGATTCGGTCCGGAGTCCATTATTTAATTCAAGCTAATTTTGGCTGATTCTTTCCTATAGCTAGGCAACAAATAATCTGAGTTCTAAGCACCGCCAGATCGGAGTAGGGATTTGTATCTGCTgcattttacaataatattttgCATTTTAAAAGTAGTATTTGTCCATGATTTATAGCTGATACGATGTTAAAATCTTAAGTCGAGACGATTTTCGGATTTGACAACTCAACTGTAGCAAAATCCTCagttagataaaaaaaaaaaacatatatttcgATATGTCATTCTTTCGTATCAAAGACTCGcagttttattaaattttgtagTTGTTGTTAATAGAACCAAATAAATGTCACTCGGATTCCAACACAAAATTATTCTACGTACAAAAAACAAGTTAAATATAATAAGAAATACCATTAAACAATTTGTTTGACAATTAGTAGATGATCTAATCAAAACGAATTAGAGTTTAATAACTTAATTCTTAGTCCATCTCCAACTCacgataattatatatatacgcataatatatatatatatatatattcaatttcatttttaaattaaatattcaatTCAATCACCATCATAATATTTAaagtagaattttttttttttttgactaaTGAAAATGGTAAACTATTATTGGGCAATTATAGCAAGTTTCGAGCTAAAAATGGCAGACAAGTAGGCAACTTGCCCAAGTACACACAATATATATTGTACATCACAGTTGATACAAAAGTGAAACCCACTTATATAttcattattttgaaatataattgaTTTAGCTCATCCACTCGAGTCCTCAATCGTATTTTACTGAAGAATTTTTTTTGCAATATTCGCTATATGAAATTATTACATATTGATTGAATTGTGGTATTAAACTGTCGCTGCAGATCTAATAGTCATTATTGATCTAAAACCGAAGTTTCATCTCACGAAAAACAATTTCGAACAATGATGATCAATATGTCTATCCCGATGATGATGTTCTCAACCTCAACCGATATTATTCGATTTATATGTTAgaataaatatatcaaatttgATATTAGCATAATCGAAATAAATCTACGGCGTATCTATCAAGATTTGACAAAcgttatatataattttatcactTTTGGCTTTTATCCCCTTGTTCTTTACTCATCACAAAAAGGACAGTGGATTACAACACCACACGGACAACTAATTTATACATTATATTAGGCAAAAAcctgtgtgagacggtatcacgagtcatattttgtgagacggatttcttatttgggtcatccataaaaaaatattacttttaatgttatgagtattactttttattgtgaatatagggtagaattgatccgtctcatagataaagattcgtgagtcgtttcacaagagacctaatcCATTATATTATTAGTAACATAGATTATTACGATTATTATATCCATTATTTTACCATTATATCATCAAGCTGATGTGATGTCATCGTCATTGacaaacatataaaaaaaagtatccaaaatattttaatgaaaatgGGAAGAAGTAAAGTCATTAAAGTACAAACCATCCAGCCTACCAAAAAacactttttttattttattttttataattaaccAATTGCATTATAAgaaataacataataaaatttactTTCCTTAGTTTACTCTTGTTTATTTATGTTTGATCTCTCAATCCCATATCAAGATTACAAAAGATATTTCACATTTCCCAAGTCGAGTCGAGCTCGAGTAGTTCGTTTCGAGTCACTGTTAGAGTACCTAGACTAAATggaatatttaattttgtttttcttatctttaaaataaaattgttatgACTGGAACTAAATTTATAGGGGGCGAATAAATTTTTTCCAACAGATAATTTCGATTGATTTAACAACATTGAAATTTTATTCTTGTTAGTTGGATTCTCAGTAAAACAATCAGTACAAACTGTGCGGAAGTAGGATTACTGAGACTCTATGAACAAATGACTTAAAAAAAGATCAGTTGGGATTGACTGCATAGTTATAAGGTAGATAAATTGAAAGTAGGAACAAGGTTGTTTCTGTATGTTTAGAGATTTCAATATTCTTACGTCACTCATTTTTTCCTTGCAGAAGGATtgcactaaaaaactttggtaattaaaaataatttgaaatcacTCATTTTAGTACAATTTAACGATGtataactgaaactcttagtgtaCTCAAATTTAAACAGTTTGAGCAGTAAATCTTCTTATTCTCAACTACACAGATTTCACGACGGAATTATAAGTATAAATTTGATTTTCAATATGATCAAATAATGAATTATCAGCATGTACCGACTGTTTCAATTTGGCTCGCAAAATCTTTTTAAGGGGAGATGAGTTAATTCAAAAGGTTTAGAGATAGAGTGTGCAACCCTTAGAGCTTATTTAAATGCTCTATTTATAGATTGATCTGGAACGATAATCTTTTTAAAATGACATACCATTtccaatgcaaatatcaatgttgACATGTCATCGTTCTTTCGGCCATGTTCTGATAGTGGTTATAAACCTAACATTCTGTTAGGATTAAGTGATTATTGATACAAAAATTTTATCCGCTAATTCAGTTGTGCTATGATATTTTATCACTTGTTATAATGATTCTTTAGAGAATGTTCTAATTTGATCTTGAATCGGGTTGGCTATCAGAATCTCATCAGTCGGCTTTGTATTCAGTTGGATTCTTTACAGAACTTCTTCTTATGAATATCcactttttttttgaattcaaTTGATTTATGCTCTGTAATTATCTTTTGGATCAGCAACCTTGTTAAATATCAAAAAACTTATAATGTTCTATGGATTTGTGTATATCAAATgactagatttttttaaaagttaaaatCTAGGAAATCTTTATGAAGCTGGAAATGACCATAATAACAACCaacttttataaaattattcacTCACTAGGTAAtgaagaaaataatttaaaatatattgaaaaCTCGAAATACAATTAACCAGAGCTTAGTTTATACGTGACCAAATTCGATCGACTTTTAGACTCTTCGCCGCAAAGTCGGTTCAAATTATGAGTTcggtttatttttttaaaaataataaaaagggaATTTGCAATGCAAAATAAGATTATAATTTCAATACTATTTAAGAATTTTTtagtaaataaaaaatatgaaaagtaaTAAAGAggaaaaattttattatttaatactGCATGATCAAACCGAAAACCAAACAACCCATTTAAAGAAAGAACATTTCTAtcataagaaaaattatttttttttcaaaatgaaaatcaaatgaccaattttttttttgaggaaAAATCAAATGACTTCGTCCACTATTTTTATCTCATACAATTTCATCTACTCCATAGTTGACCGTAGCTGGATTCCTTAGGCGGGTTTTGTGGTGGGGCCCTTGAATGTTACGAGAATCTTGATTatcaatttatatttatatacaaattgaataatattttcaaCCAAACtataatatttatcattttatggAGTATTACGTGCTTGTGCCGATTGATCCAAAGCATGAGCTGAGCACTGCTGTGTACAGATAATATGATATTCTATGTATatgcataatatatatatatatatatatatgtatgtatatgtgtgtgaatAATATAGCTGAGGGGGGTGGACAGAGACACGGGGAATTGGTTTGTGATGTTTCTTCGTGCTTTGGTTTTTCTGATATTGGTTAGACAATATAAACTTTGGAATTTTTTTGTAAGTATACACAAGAACcaattttcagagttgaggcCCTACCCAGCTTACATGTGTTGCTGAGATTCCTGAATCACGGGCAGCCACCACAAGTTTTTCTGAGTGTatgaaatttaatattatttatttatttcgatTATTGGGGTTTGAATTCGGGAAATAGACCAACCATTATTGGAATATCCAAGAATCTTTGCACACAGCTAGTTGCTTCTCAAATCTTTCTGTCTGATGCTTCCTTGTTTGGTACTTCTTTTTTCCATTTTTGTGGGTTTTATCTGCTGGCTATAAATCTTTTGCAGTGTTCTCTGtgaaggttttttttttttttttgttttgttggaTTTTAATGGAAACCCTGTAGTTTATTTGTTTTAATGGTGGGAACAGGAATCTTGGTGAATGGAGTCATGTCTTTTGACAACTGTAAAGAATCTTCTGAAAGTTAGTTAGTTGTACTTGTGTTTCTCCTGATGTTTCACATCCTTTGTTCTTTGTCTGAAGCACACCTTTAGAGGGTCATCCGATTGATTTGATTGTAAATTAATTGtgtgttctttttttttttcccatctGCGTCTAGATTTACTTATGGTGGAGGCTAATTTTGTTGAATATGGGATGTGATGCAGTTGTGATTGTGGGGGAAGATTGGGcaatggaagaaaatatactTCCCCTTAATTCGGTGTTGGGTGCTTCTCCGTCTGATTCTTTCATGGATCTGGATTACATGGACCAGCTGTTTTCAGAAGGATGTTGGTTAGAAACGCATGGATCCGAATTCctgagttttgatgcttcgaCTCCCATTTCACCTTTTGAACCTTCGTTTCTATGGTCGACTTTAGAAGCGAATACTGTCGAATTTGGCCGGGTCTCATCGAAAGAAGGGAGACAGAGATCATCTTTCCCCGAGAATGTATCCATAAGTCAAGCTCAAGATGCACTTGGTTCTCTGGGGCAACCCGAAAGCTATGTGGTTGAAGGTGTTGAATCAAGAAAAAGATTGTGGATTGCGCCTAGAGCTTCGACATCGATAATGGACCGATTGTTTCAGGCTATTGGATATATAAAAGATTACTCGAAGGATAAAGATGCGCTGATTCAAGTTTGGGTTCCCGTGAACAGAGATGGAGAACGTGTGCTGACTACAAATGATCGACTTGTTTCCGTGGACCGTAACTGTCCAAATCTTGCTCAATATCGGGAGATTTCAAGGGGTTACCAATTCTCCACCGAGGAAGGTTCAAAAGAAGCCGGATTGCCTGGTAGGGTGTTCCGGAATAAGATCCCTGAGTGGACTCCTGATGTTCGGTTCTTTACAAGGGACGAATATCCTAGAGTTGTTGATGCACAGAAATATGATATTCGCGGTACTCTTGCAGTTCCAGTTATGGAACAAGGTAGTCGAACTTGTTTGGGTGTGATCGAAGTTGTTTTGACAACACCCAAGCTCAAATATGGTGCGGAGCTAGAACGTGTCTGTAAAGCTCTTGAGGTTTGATTTTATGCCTTTTTCTGTATTTTCTTGGATTGGTACATCATCCAAGCATTATTATACTATGTTCCATGTTCTTTAGCAACTGAAAAATACATCTCCGAGACATTTGATAACTCAACTTCATGTCGCTTTTGTATGAAATTAGTGCTGAAATCTTGCTGTTAATCTAGTATATCGTTAGATACATattcaactcaacaaataatcttttttttatttgaattttctgACAAGAAAATAATTTGCTTGTGCATAGGCTGTTGATCTCAGGACTTCTGAAGTTCCTGTGTCGCAAAATGTCAAGGTAGTTGGTTACATAATATATGTATTCCCCCACAATTTAGAGCTAACATTTTGGaatctgaaatttttttatctgaGGAAGATGATTGTCAAGTTCTACCCCTATTGATATGCCCCTGATATTTGTGGTTCTTTTTTGCAGACAAGTGATATATCTTACCAAACTGCACTACCGGAAATTTTGGAAGTTCTTCAATCTGCCTGTGAAACACATGGATTACCTTTGGCTCAGACATGGGTTCCGTGCATCTTGCAAGGTAAAGGAGGATGTCGTCACTCTGATGATAATCTAGAAAACTGTCTCTCCACTGTAGATTCTGCTTGTTACATAGGCGATTCCCGTATTCAGGGGTTTCATGAAGCTTGCTCTGAGTACCACTTGTTGAAAGGTCAAGGCATAGTTGGTAAAGCGTTTAGAACTAATCAGCCCTGTTTCTCGCCTGATGTTACTTCGTTTAGTAAGACCGAATACCCTCTTTCTCACCACGCAAGAATGTTTGGACTACAAGCTGCTGTTGCTATACGACTTAGGAGTATTTGCACAGGTTCTGCGGACTTTGTATTGGAGTTCTTTTTGCCTATAGATTGCAAGGATTTAGAAGAACAGAAGAAACTGCTCACTTCTTTGTCGCATATAATACGAAATATTTGCCGGACTTTACGAGTTGTCACAGACAAAGAGTTGCAAGAAAATTTTACTTTGCCAGATGAAGAGTTGACAATTTCTCCAGCCATGAGATTCAGCCAGGCACCTGATTCTAATTCGAGAGAAGGTTTCACATTCGTAACGAAACCATCTACTTCTGGTGATGACAGTTCGGTCTACACGAACAGAACTGAAGAGAAAAGACGTGCTAAAGCTGATAAAACTATTACATTGGAAGTTCTTCGGCAACATTTTGCCGGTAGCCTGAAAGATGCTGCTAGGAATCTTGGTGGTGAGCATAAACTTTTTCGTTGACTTGTAGTGATGagtaatttttccttttagtTTTTTATATCAAAGATGATATTTGTAAATTAGTGTTTAATGTTGTGTTTTTTCCCTTTTATTTAATACCAGTTTGCCCCACAACTTTGAAGAGGATATGCAGGCAGCACGGAATACAGCGTTGGCCTTCTCGAAAAATCAAGAAAGTTGGCCATTCCCTACAAAAAATCCAACGTGTGATCGACTCTGTCCAAGGTGCCTCTGGTGTCTTGCAGATCGAATCTTTCTACTCGAACTTTCCTGAACTGGCGTCCCCAAATGCATCGAAAACTACCCATTTTTCGAATTTCGAATCTACTGATCATGTATGGCCTGCAGAAATACATCATGAAAGCTTCCTTTCAAGCCCTC encodes:
- the LOC142547345 gene encoding protein NLP5-like isoform X2; amino-acid sequence: MVGTGILVNGVMSFDNCKESSEIVIVGEDWAMEENILPLNSVLGASPSDSFMDLDYMDQLFSEGCWLETHGSEFLSFDASTPISPFEPSFLWSTLEANTVEFGRVSSKEGRQRSSFPENVSISQAQDALGSLGQPESYVVEGVESRKRLWIAPRASTSIMDRLFQAIGYIKDYSKDKDALIQVWVPVNRDGERVLTTNDRLVSVDRNCPNLAQYREISRGYQFSTEEGSKEAGLPGRVFRNKIPEWTPDVRFFTRDEYPRVVDAQKYDIRGTLAVPVMEQGSRTCLGVIEVVLTTPKLKYGAELERVCKALEAVDLRTSEVPVSQNVKTSDISYQTALPEILEVLQSACETHGLPLAQTWVPCILQGKGGCRHSDDNLENCLSTVDSACYIGDSRIQGFHEACSEYHLLKGQGIVGKAFRTNQPCFSPDVTSFSKTEYPLSHHARMFGLQAAVAIRLRSICTGSADFVLEFFLPIDCKDLEEQKKLLTSLSHIIRNICRTLRVVTDKELQENFTLPDEELTISPAMRFSQAPDSNSREGFTFVTKPSTSGDDSSVYTNRTEEKRRAKADKTITLEVLRQHFAGSLKDAARNLGVCPTTLKRICRQHGIQRWPSRKIKKVGHSLQKIQRVIDSVQGASGVLQIESFYSNFPELASPNASKTTHFSNFESTDHVWPAEIHHESFLSSPPAAVSLSPSSSSSQSSGSSGSCSGGTQPKSSLGIPRHDESVFKDNADGMFKRTRSDANLHLSSDEQKLLQRSRSQASLYVTVKPENSRPKTQVGGAIKAQERVRPRVKISFGEEKIRFRIQHSWGYKDLYQQICRRFGVGDTQGYHLKYLDDDAEWVLLTCDDDLVECVDVCHSSQTDTIKLQLLGDSQAHFGSSYGSRHHF
- the LOC142547345 gene encoding protein NLP5-like isoform X1; amino-acid sequence: MESCLLTTVKNLLKIYLWWRLILLNMGCDAVVIVGEDWAMEENILPLNSVLGASPSDSFMDLDYMDQLFSEGCWLETHGSEFLSFDASTPISPFEPSFLWSTLEANTVEFGRVSSKEGRQRSSFPENVSISQAQDALGSLGQPESYVVEGVESRKRLWIAPRASTSIMDRLFQAIGYIKDYSKDKDALIQVWVPVNRDGERVLTTNDRLVSVDRNCPNLAQYREISRGYQFSTEEGSKEAGLPGRVFRNKIPEWTPDVRFFTRDEYPRVVDAQKYDIRGTLAVPVMEQGSRTCLGVIEVVLTTPKLKYGAELERVCKALEAVDLRTSEVPVSQNVKTSDISYQTALPEILEVLQSACETHGLPLAQTWVPCILQGKGGCRHSDDNLENCLSTVDSACYIGDSRIQGFHEACSEYHLLKGQGIVGKAFRTNQPCFSPDVTSFSKTEYPLSHHARMFGLQAAVAIRLRSICTGSADFVLEFFLPIDCKDLEEQKKLLTSLSHIIRNICRTLRVVTDKELQENFTLPDEELTISPAMRFSQAPDSNSREGFTFVTKPSTSGDDSSVYTNRTEEKRRAKADKTITLEVLRQHFAGSLKDAARNLGVCPTTLKRICRQHGIQRWPSRKIKKVGHSLQKIQRVIDSVQGASGVLQIESFYSNFPELASPNASKTTHFSNFESTDHVWPAEIHHESFLSSPPAAVSLSPSSSSSQSSGSSGSCSGGTQPKSSLGIPRHDESVFKDNADGMFKRTRSDANLHLSSDEQKLLQRSRSQASLYVTVKPENSRPKTQVGGAIKAQERVRPRVKISFGEEKIRFRIQHSWGYKDLYQQICRRFGVGDTQGYHLKYLDDDAEWVLLTCDDDLVECVDVCHSSQTDTIKLQLLGDSQAHFGSSYGSRHHF
- the LOC142547345 gene encoding protein NLP5-like isoform X3; the protein is MGCDAVVIVGEDWAMEENILPLNSVLGASPSDSFMDLDYMDQLFSEGCWLETHGSEFLSFDASTPISPFEPSFLWSTLEANTVEFGRVSSKEGRQRSSFPENVSISQAQDALGSLGQPESYVVEGVESRKRLWIAPRASTSIMDRLFQAIGYIKDYSKDKDALIQVWVPVNRDGERVLTTNDRLVSVDRNCPNLAQYREISRGYQFSTEEGSKEAGLPGRVFRNKIPEWTPDVRFFTRDEYPRVVDAQKYDIRGTLAVPVMEQGSRTCLGVIEVVLTTPKLKYGAELERVCKALEAVDLRTSEVPVSQNVKTSDISYQTALPEILEVLQSACETHGLPLAQTWVPCILQGKGGCRHSDDNLENCLSTVDSACYIGDSRIQGFHEACSEYHLLKGQGIVGKAFRTNQPCFSPDVTSFSKTEYPLSHHARMFGLQAAVAIRLRSICTGSADFVLEFFLPIDCKDLEEQKKLLTSLSHIIRNICRTLRVVTDKELQENFTLPDEELTISPAMRFSQAPDSNSREGFTFVTKPSTSGDDSSVYTNRTEEKRRAKADKTITLEVLRQHFAGSLKDAARNLGVCPTTLKRICRQHGIQRWPSRKIKKVGHSLQKIQRVIDSVQGASGVLQIESFYSNFPELASPNASKTTHFSNFESTDHVWPAEIHHESFLSSPPAAVSLSPSSSSSQSSGSSGSCSGGTQPKSSLGIPRHDESVFKDNADGMFKRTRSDANLHLSSDEQKLLQRSRSQASLYVTVKPENSRPKTQVGGAIKAQERVRPRVKISFGEEKIRFRIQHSWGYKDLYQQICRRFGVGDTQGYHLKYLDDDAEWVLLTCDDDLVECVDVCHSSQTDTIKLQLLGDSQAHFGSSYGSRHHF
- the LOC142547345 gene encoding protein NLP5-like isoform X4 gives rise to the protein MEENILPLNSVLGASPSDSFMDLDYMDQLFSEGCWLETHGSEFLSFDASTPISPFEPSFLWSTLEANTVEFGRVSSKEGRQRSSFPENVSISQAQDALGSLGQPESYVVEGVESRKRLWIAPRASTSIMDRLFQAIGYIKDYSKDKDALIQVWVPVNRDGERVLTTNDRLVSVDRNCPNLAQYREISRGYQFSTEEGSKEAGLPGRVFRNKIPEWTPDVRFFTRDEYPRVVDAQKYDIRGTLAVPVMEQGSRTCLGVIEVVLTTPKLKYGAELERVCKALEAVDLRTSEVPVSQNVKTSDISYQTALPEILEVLQSACETHGLPLAQTWVPCILQGKGGCRHSDDNLENCLSTVDSACYIGDSRIQGFHEACSEYHLLKGQGIVGKAFRTNQPCFSPDVTSFSKTEYPLSHHARMFGLQAAVAIRLRSICTGSADFVLEFFLPIDCKDLEEQKKLLTSLSHIIRNICRTLRVVTDKELQENFTLPDEELTISPAMRFSQAPDSNSREGFTFVTKPSTSGDDSSVYTNRTEEKRRAKADKTITLEVLRQHFAGSLKDAARNLGVCPTTLKRICRQHGIQRWPSRKIKKVGHSLQKIQRVIDSVQGASGVLQIESFYSNFPELASPNASKTTHFSNFESTDHVWPAEIHHESFLSSPPAAVSLSPSSSSSQSSGSSGSCSGGTQPKSSLGIPRHDESVFKDNADGMFKRTRSDANLHLSSDEQKLLQRSRSQASLYVTVKPENSRPKTQVGGAIKAQERVRPRVKISFGEEKIRFRIQHSWGYKDLYQQICRRFGVGDTQGYHLKYLDDDAEWVLLTCDDDLVECVDVCHSSQTDTIKLQLLGDSQAHFGSSYGSRHHF